A window of Pedobacter lusitanus contains these coding sequences:
- a CDS encoding HSP90 family protein, translated as MHENQQYLFQVNLKGMISLLSEHLYSNPSTFVRELLQNGVDAITAFRTIHEDHEGCLRIYLPDNARAEMIFEDNGIGLKEEEIHKFLAVIGESSKREAFEAKDYIGKFGIGLLSCFVVSNEIIVESRSAFSEKAVRWTGKSDGTYSILEIEEPRSIGTRVILLPKEEFKHLFEPGVFQRNLAYYGEALPMPIYLHYNAAITWINESGARWLNPRASKEELLAIGRKTFNTGFLDAFPISSVNGGVKGVAFVSLYKTQFTGKQSHKLYLKRMFMSEDDCHLLPKWAFFIRCIFNADGLDATASRESLVYNDTLKAAQNEISQSIKSYLKTIDIVDPDIYQKLVSTHYLHLKAIAAEDHELLMVFMDDLLFETNKGPRSYRSIRHLEQTIYYTPNINDFKQIHRIAGSQGILVINAGYTFEEALLKKISQLHPDLKIEQLSPESLLNTFHSVDLQNSAELLDFENRAAVVLQPLNCSCSLKHFNPADTPAIYIGAHEDIDAKSTQESSGFNPLEATLGMFTKKTKVIQPLLCLNVDNKLVKSITGIKDPYLFPSIIHILYVQALMLGKYPVSDREMNLFNEALHNLVIMGMDNFINI; from the coding sequence ATGCATGAAAATCAACAATATTTATTTCAGGTAAACCTGAAGGGAATGATTTCCCTTTTGTCAGAACATCTCTATAGTAATCCGAGTACTTTTGTAAGAGAGCTTTTACAAAATGGTGTGGATGCAATAACAGCATTCCGGACTATTCATGAAGACCATGAAGGCTGTCTCCGCATTTATTTACCGGATAATGCAAGGGCAGAAATGATATTTGAAGACAATGGCATCGGACTGAAAGAGGAAGAAATCCACAAATTCCTGGCAGTTATTGGTGAAAGTTCTAAACGTGAAGCATTTGAAGCCAAAGACTATATAGGAAAATTTGGGATTGGATTACTCTCCTGTTTTGTGGTCAGCAATGAAATCATTGTAGAATCAAGATCGGCCTTCAGTGAAAAAGCAGTAAGATGGACAGGAAAATCTGATGGTACTTATAGTATTCTGGAAATTGAGGAGCCCAGGTCAATCGGAACCAGGGTAATCCTACTGCCTAAAGAAGAATTTAAACACCTGTTTGAACCTGGTGTTTTCCAAAGGAATTTAGCCTATTATGGCGAAGCTTTACCTATGCCAATTTATCTGCATTATAATGCAGCTATTACCTGGATCAATGAATCGGGAGCCCGCTGGCTTAATCCCAGAGCCTCTAAAGAAGAATTACTGGCTATAGGCAGAAAAACTTTTAACACCGGTTTTCTGGATGCCTTTCCTATTTCTTCTGTTAACGGAGGGGTTAAAGGAGTAGCATTTGTCTCTCTTTATAAAACACAGTTTACAGGCAAGCAGAGCCATAAACTTTATTTAAAGCGCATGTTTATGAGTGAGGATGATTGCCATCTTTTACCTAAATGGGCATTTTTTATCCGTTGCATATTCAATGCTGATGGTCTGGATGCTACTGCTTCCAGAGAATCACTGGTGTATAATGACACACTCAAAGCAGCTCAAAATGAGATTTCACAATCCATTAAGTCTTATCTCAAAACCATAGACATAGTTGACCCGGATATTTACCAGAAACTGGTCAGTACGCATTACCTCCATCTTAAAGCTATTGCCGCAGAAGACCATGAACTGTTAATGGTATTTATGGATGATTTGCTTTTTGAAACCAATAAAGGTCCAAGGAGCTACAGGAGTATCAGACATCTGGAGCAGACCATCTATTATACCCCTAATATCAACGACTTTAAACAGATCCACAGAATCGCAGGATCGCAGGGCATCCTGGTGATTAATGCAGGTTATACTTTTGAAGAGGCGCTGTTAAAAAAAATCAGTCAGCTGCATCCCGATCTGAAGATAGAACAGTTATCACCGGAAAGCCTGTTGAATACTTTTCACTCGGTTGATCTGCAAAATTCAGCAGAACTGTTAGATTTTGAAAACAGGGCAGCAGTGGTCCTTCAGCCACTAAACTGCAGCTGTAGTCTTAAACATTTTAATCCTGCTGACACACCGGCAATTTATATAGGTGCTCATGAAGATATTGATGCTAAAAGTACACAGGAGTCTTCTGGTTTTAATCCGCTGGAAGCTACACTGGGTATGTTTACCAAAAAGACAAAAGTAATTCAGCCATTGCTTTGTTTGAATGTAGATAACAAACTGGTTAAAAGCATTACCGGGATTAAAGATCCTTATTTATTCCCTTCGATTATACACATTTTATATGTGCAGGCATTAATGCTGGGGAAATACCCGGTCAGTGACAGAGAAATGAATTTATTTAATGAAGCACTTCATAACCTGGTGATTATGGGTATGGACAATTTTATCAATATATAA